In a genomic window of Alkalihalobacillus sp. TS-13:
- a CDS encoding MerR family transcriptional regulator: MKHRFRIGEVAKLFQLSTSTLRYYDEIGIFQPKYTDPDSQYRYYTIEQFVVLDTIIFLKKNGFSIKDIQQHIEKRTPENTKGLLERKLREVEEEMERLKKVSEKIQGKIATIEEGLSLRANPSLMYRWFPERAISYLYNDTPIDLIEESDALYLKDLENLSLAGVDYDGFFTGDFGTIVEIDSLNKEGHVKYRAVFELLHHKKVGLKTSYLDEGMYACYPHRGPYETIKSSYSSVLNRLQQDGYRVAGAPLEISMLDESVIQDENAYMTWIQIPVDEKD, from the coding sequence ATGAAGCATCGGTTCCGCATCGGGGAGGTGGCCAAACTATTCCAGCTCTCCACCTCTACGCTTCGTTACTATGATGAAATCGGGATTTTCCAACCTAAATATACAGATCCTGACAGCCAATATCGTTACTATACCATTGAACAATTTGTCGTACTCGATACAATCATCTTCCTGAAGAAAAATGGATTTTCTATTAAGGATATCCAGCAACATATAGAGAAGCGGACCCCTGAGAACACTAAAGGGCTCTTGGAACGAAAGCTTAGAGAAGTGGAGGAAGAAATGGAGAGGTTGAAGAAGGTTTCTGAAAAAATCCAAGGCAAAATCGCTACGATCGAAGAGGGACTTTCCCTTCGCGCTAACCCTTCGTTGATGTATCGTTGGTTTCCGGAACGTGCAATTTCTTATCTATACAATGATACACCAATCGATTTGATAGAAGAATCTGATGCATTGTATTTAAAGGACTTAGAAAACCTCTCCTTAGCTGGAGTCGATTATGATGGATTTTTTACAGGCGATTTTGGAACGATCGTCGAGATCGATAGTCTTAATAAGGAAGGGCATGTGAAATATCGAGCTGTCTTTGAATTGCTTCATCATAAGAAAGTAGGTTTAAAGACATCTTATTTGGATGAGGGGATGTACGCATGTTATCCACACCGCGGTCCGTATGAAACAATTAAATCTAGCTATTCCTCTGTCTTAAATCGTCTTCAGCAAGACGGCTATCGCGTAGCTGGGGCCCCACTCGAAATATCAATGCTCGATGAGTCTGTTATCCAGGACGAAAATGCATATATGACCTGGATTCAGATTCCGGTGGATGAAAAGGATTGA